The Ooceraea biroi isolate clonal line C1 chromosome 11, Obir_v5.4, whole genome shotgun sequence genome includes a region encoding these proteins:
- the LOC105278652 gene encoding death-inducer obliterator 1 isoform X2 has protein sequence MSSSYFIEPQETEKKDDTLIIVVNDDGTLSVDQATLQNLIMSQTSSNVSVVRLGHSDSENGDITLTVDPPPFAHPTTSSVSGNASTDPGGLVDFMEMDPEQLERLETALQSEEAKQILGENVTAMLDMLSVEEQQNTIRYNIQLDHCYTSRLSPNDPIPRDPLPVADDSSEPHNVRYVSQPTSPRMTVMPSSVDDASDNIGAKSKNIVKSTPIQNKQISRPIRKAAVSTPGSTTGLSRASTSIVGTPQVSGHPMPRNVNAQQGVSKAQGKNDEEEEEDEMTESSSESSESEPPSDNDSDSDFGPRSVKRSNVRARGGRKGIATRGGSMTAVRRRGQNKQMDMEQVRRLDMEMAAAVNAMKTPEKDDKAERFSPTKSKRQVKSLGGKKKDEPQFVETPPASVSEPSAAHEKPLQTTNQVKANLINANMIKGDMILTKPGQGRSPQKVTFVQKQVPLKTNELKNVGLKKPVMVSKGKFVNQVGTKIFQTKDGKLIQLPVTSKTASPSTTQPVAQTSATLPQSPTAQQAVLNATPASLPVQQQQQQQQQSKSPASAGGTPLTKTKPSDIKKEKRKCDAMLEQLPKTEESLVKSPENKALDSAKKLKKDVRKAPGYVADTLGPALFSTPDIIRRVGSNSDGKLPDNTAAPGSSVPVSPAVSSNVGVPVDSDVAQNTVSNVASKKIAPSASLEQPAQPEPQVSRHEGSSSAMPEKEDEQKPEVKPPVTEDLPPSLDSGGIEGEEHLLATLEMEASKHEEELLAEALLLQEHFGVDLTEHPALVDPAPPVSEPLATSSILAPTLMPSEQESQESKPGEVTPAASMNTSKEMGKKKDDKEPIQIVRGGRVITLPPIEAPATRSKRLQAKAETPQKNSEPIKKVEKFTPQGQQVQLVQTKEELRTGANEEEDEDDEDDEEDNSDSEDDPDRLWCICKRPHNNRFMICCDVCEDWFHGKCVHVSKAMGQQMEEKGIEWVCPNCLRKKAEEEKAKSGSQSVPGKQKTKIDPSSESSVLQAVLPAKEVPSSSSSTDNGIAPVSGTMQCVVCKKEARNSSIYCSDACILAHAQETLTKDKPATPATGSKSTKSLITDAAKLKSEARVIVFDRKTGKVLTGADAPTRSNLRTWLKDNPTFEVIGANNINTLQIGGKLVTQIQTSGKTAKITQLSPVKVQTIPKMIYAKVAGSKQTILTASKKITIIPATQQQVTVSSNNKSAQLKQTIIATTPGKTAAILKVATPKTQVATPTQVRVQAAGSPKPVLVKKQETKPSPSQSKQQTKLTPVRKPEAEPIRVNIRKTLTELLSSRIKETEDLKLSDEEIADLAFNIELEMYKYFKDTGSKYKAKYRSLVFNIKDTKNLTLFRKIADRSLTPDAVVRLSPDEMASQELAEWREKETKHQLEMIKKNELDLMAQAKSIVVKTHKGEQIIENDGGIDHVDPKTPVQDIVTALNSGDSISSTIDGTEKDKDKEDRPKSRADAKKSKGTDERRRKDKERGRERDSSKVKGKERRERSHSRHRHSRDRSKTRDKSKERKSNRNKESRRDKDREKDKERDRNKDRDKVGRRESRERGRQKDRHKGNDTRLRNHSESIELKDVDKREEDRKRDPEKKKDGSPPPAAEKPIEDRLWRHIEDEATTNTLDGNDSDVSDREPSSTVTIKTPDINEEPEREKEQEVDKETSAKGAWHTVWRGFVNMIDVAKFFITAQEVSGNAKDLMDDLPDTVDVVGRISHETVWDYISKMKRTGSKEILVIRLTAANDEEKIPYITLYSYLNSRSRLGVVGNVSKNIKDFYIMPFSSQSVVPPVLLPLTGPGFEENRPHLLLGIIVRNKKKRLMAVPPVVPAKVAKKESDRSYTPPLVSVPKTSSPPPSSSSPMLYHKAPALESAKEKTTVTQMTLESLNKAHIGMSRGIIDTATICKIVPELSSKIDLTSSPGKVTLDDDGDEPYSPGEMDDDVNELEAVTDNSVILSSSSKNSTELQRKMDELNRQIEEQKQQIEEQKQQIQNISSSFLDEATPTLPGLGLDPPSNDCEEAYSPSDARSFTPPPPSSISKFAQPILDKVSDITIPPNLQEILANVKRQESSKVDPYLPSKPSASFLPTASTTSLYQNTSRYSPSSSRIGQSEKVSPDAPKESKSTLSSLSDLDLIRKAEEELAAVAAATVAPSMAVPPPSLLASPGSTGLVLTPPPVGPISDSPVTPPPQALSSISLPSEPVLEPYKPSLPDSFKKTFAPEQPKPPGLEDEDFPAFPSTPPTIDASKGASSTATAPTAAPLSKVSSKSGIVVNIKRKVNDSTLPAKVPRTKSRWGQGPSE, from the exons AGAGACAGCTCTCCAAAGTGAAGAGGCAAAGCAGATACTCGGCGAGAATGTGACTGCGATGCTTg atATGTTGTCGGTAGAGGAACAGCAAAATACGATACGCTACAATATACAGTTGGATCATTGCTACACGAGCAGACTGTCGCCCAACGATCCGATACCAAGAGATCCGTTGCCAGTCGCGGATGATTCGTCCGAGCCCCATAATGTGCGATACGTATCTCAACCGACCTCCCCTCGAATGACAGTTATGCCATCATCCGTTGATGATGCGTCGGATAACATTGGAGCTAAGAGCAAGAATATCGTAAAGAGT ACACCAATACAGAACAAACAGATCAGTAGACCGATTCGTAAAGCCGCTGTGTCTACGCCTGGAAGCACGACTGGACTTTCTAGAGCTAGTACGAGCATCGTGGGGACTCCCCAGGTATCAGGACATCCAATGCCGAGAAACGTGAATGCTCAGCAAGGAGTATCTAAAG CACAAGGTAAGAacgacgaggaagaagaggaggacgagATGACGGAATCATCCTCGGAATCCTCGGAGTCGGAGCCGCCGTCTGACAATGACAGCGACTCGGACTTCGGTCCTCGCAGCGTGAAAAGGAGCAACGTCAGGGCACGAGGAGGACGAAAAGGCATCGCCACGAGAGGTGGTAGCATGACCGCCGTACGAAGAAGAGGCCAGAACAAGCAGATGGACATGGAACAGGTGCGACGTTTGGACATGGAGATGGCCGCTGCTGTTAACGCAATGAAGACTCCGGAAAAGGACGACAAAGCGG AGAGGTTTAGCCCCACCAAGAGCAAGAGACAGGTCAAGTCTCTTGGCGGGAAGAAGAAGGACGAGCCGCAGTTTGTGGAAACGCCCCCGGCGTCGGTGTCGGAGCCGTCAGCCGCGCACGAAAAACCGCTCCAGACGACGAACCAAGTGAAGGCGAATCTGATCAACGCCAACATGATTAAAGGCGACATGATACTGACTAAGCCCGGCCAGGGCAGAAGTCCGCAGAAGGTTACGTTTGTGCAGAAACAAGTGCCGCTGAAAACGAACGAGCTGAAGAACGTCGGGCTTAAGAAACCCGTAATGGTGTCCAAGGGAAAATTCGTGAATCAAGTCGGCACGAAGATATTCCAAACCAAAGATGGAAAATTGATACAGTTGCCGGTCACGTCTAAGACAGCGAGCCCGAGCACCACGCAACCGGTTGCTCAAACGAGCGCGACGTTGCCGCAGTCGCCCACGGCGCAGCAAGCTGTACTGAATGCGACCCCCGCCAGCCTACCggtgcagcagcagcagcagcagcagcagcagtcgaAGTCTCCCGCATCAGCCGGCGGCACACCGTTGACCAAGACCAAGCCGAGCGAcataaagaaggaaaagagaaaatgtgATGCGATGCTGGAGCAACTTCCGAAAACGGAGGAGAGTCTTGTAAAGTCCCCGGAAAACAAAGCGTTAGATA GTGCGAAGAAATTGAAGAAGGACGTTCGGAAAGCTCCGGGCTACGTGGCGGACACTCTCGGCCCCGCGCTCTTCTCAACGCCGGACATCATCCGAAGAGTCGGCTCGAACAGTGACGGAAAGCTTCCGGACAACACCGCGGCTCCAGGCTCGTCCGTTCCTGTCTCACCAGCCGTTTCCTCGAATGTTGGCGTCCCGGTCGACTCGGACGTGGCACAGAACACAGTCTCCAATGTCGCCAGTAAGAAGATAGCGCCTAGTGCTAGTCTAGAGCAGCCTGCTCAGCCGGAGCCGCAAGTGAGTCGGCACGAGGGTAGTAGCAGTGCGATGCCGGAGAAAGAGGACGAACAAAAGCCGGAAGTCAAGCCACCCGTGACTGAAGACTTACCGCCGTCCTTGGATTCAG GTGGGATAGAGGGAGAGGAACATCTATTGGCTACTTTAGAAATGGAGGCCAGTAAGCACGAGGAAGAACTGCTTGCCgaagcattattattgcaggAACACTTTGGAGTGGATTTAACGGAACAC CCTGCATTGGTTGATCCTGCACCACCAGTGTCGGAACCGTTAGCAACGAGTAGCATACTTGCTCCTACGTTAATGCCAAGCGAACAAGAATCACAAGAATCGAAGCCCGGAGAAGTGACACCGGCCGCTTCAATGAACACGTCGAAAGAGATGGGCAAAAAGAAAGATGACAAAGAACCGATTCAGATTGTTCGCGGTGGTCGTGTGATCACGTTACCGCCCATCGAAGCACCTGCCACCAGAAGCAAACGGTTGCAGGCAAAAGCTGAGACGCCACAGAAAAATTCCGAACCGATAAAAAAAGTGGAAAAGTTTAC CCCGCAAGGTCAGCAAGTTCAGCTGGTACAAACGAAGGAAGAGCTAAGAACGGGCGCGaatgaggaggaggacgaggacgacgaggacgacgaagaGGATAATTCAGACTCGGAGGACGATCCAGATCGATTATGGTGTATCTGCAAACGACCGCATAACAATCGATTCATGATATGCTGCGACGTTTGCGAAGACTGGTTCCACGGGAAATGCGTGCACGTCAGCAAAGCCATGG GCCAGCAAATGGAGGAAAAGGGCATCGAATGGGTCTGCCCGAATTGTCTGAGGAAAAAAGCCGAGGAGGAGAAGGCGAAGTCGGGTTCGCAGTCGGTGCCTGGAAAACAGAAGACGAAGATCGATCCGAGCAGTGAGAGTTCGGTGTTGCAGGCTGTGCTACCGGCGAAAGAAGTGCCCTCGTCGAGCTCCTCCACTGACAACGGCATCGCTCCAGTCTCCGGCACAATGCAGTGCGTCGTTTGCAAGAAGGAAGCCAGAAACTCGAGCATTTACTGCTCAGACGCGTGTATTCTCGCGCATGCGCAAGAAACTTTAACCAAGGACAAACCTGCTACGCCTGCTACGGGATCGAAATCGACCAAGTCGCTAATCACGGACGCTGCGAAGCTGAAAAGCGAGGCTCGAGTTATAGTTTTCGACAGAAAAACTGGTAAAGTTCTTACTG GTGCAGACGCTCCTACGAGGTCGAATCTGCGGACATGGCTGAAAGACAATCCAACTTTCGAAGTGATAGGagctaataatattaatacgcTTCAGATAGGTGGGAAACTCGTCACGCAGATTCAAACATCCGGGAAAACT GCGAAAATAACGCAACTGTCGCCAGTTAAAGTGCAAACCATACCAAAGATGATCTACGCGAAGGTAGCTGGATCGAAGCAAACCATCCTGACAGCCAGTAAGAAAATTACGATAATTCCAGCTACGCAGCAGCAGGTAACCGTGTCATCGAACAACAAGTCGGCGCAGTTGAAGCAGACGATAATCGCGACAACGCCGGGAAAAACTGCCGCGATATTGAAAGTGGCAACACCGAAGACGCAAGTCGCAACACCGACACAGGTGCGGGTCCAAGCGGCAGGTTCGCCGAAGCCGGTACTAGTTAAGAAGCAAGAGACGAAGCCGTCGCCTTCCCAGTCGAAGCAGCAAACGAAACTGACGCCGGTGAGGAAACCGGAGGCGGAGCCTATACGAGTGAACATCCGAAAGACGCTGACGGAGTTACTGTCGAGTCGTATAAAGGAGACGGAAGATTTGAAACTGTCGGACGAGGAGATTGCCGATCTGGCATTCAACATAGAACTCGAAATGTATAAATACTTCAAAGACACCGGTTCGAAGTACAAAGCGAAGTACAGAAGCCTCGTGTTCAACATTAAAGACACGAAGAATCTGACGTTGTTCCGGAAGATCGCGGACCGCTCGTTGACGCCGGACGCGGTGGTGAGATTGAGCCCGGACGAGATGGCCAGTCAGGAGCTGGCCGAGTGGCGGGAGAAGGAAACGAAGCACCAGTTGgagatgataaagaaaaacgAGCTCGATCTGATGGCTCAAGCCAAGTCGATTGTCGTGAAGACTCACAAGGGCGAGCAGATAATCGAGAACGACGGTGGCATCGATCACGTCGATCCCAAGACGCCGGTGCAGGACATCGTCACTGCATTGAACAGCGGCGACAGCATCAGTTCTACGATCGACGGCACGGAGAAGGACAAGGACAAGGAGGACAGACCGAAGTCGCGAGCGGACGCGAAGAAATCCAAGGGCACGGACGAGCGGAGGAGAAAGGACAaggagagaggcagagagcgCGACAGCAGCAAGGTCAAGGGCAAAGAACGGCGGGAGAGGAGTCACAGTCGGCATCGTCACAGCCGGGACCGCAGCAAGACGCGAGACAAGAGCAAGGAACGCAAGTCCAACCGAAACAAGGAGAGCAGACGCGACAAGGACAGGGAGAAGGACAAGGAACGAGATCGGAATAAAGATCGGGATAAGGTCGGCAGGAGGGAGAGCAGGGAGAGAGGCCGGCAGAAGGATCGACACAAGGGTAACGACACTCGTTTGAGGAATCACAGCGAAAGCATCGAGCTCAAGGACGTTGATAAGAGGGAGGAAGATCGCAAGAGGGACccggagaagaagaaggacgGCTCGCCGCCGCCCGCGGCGGAGAAGCCGATCGAGGATCGCCTGTGGCGTCACATAGAAGACGAAGCGACGACGAACACGCTCGATGGAAACGACTCGGACGTGTCGGACAGAGAGCCCAGCTCCACGGTCACGATCAAGACACCCGATATAAACGAGGAgccggaaagagagaaggagcagGAGGTCGACAAGGAAACCTCCGCGAAGGGAGCTTGGCACACCGTCTGGCGCGGTTTCGTCAATATGATCGACGTCGCCAAGTTCTTCATAACTGCACAAGAAGTGAGCGGCAATGCGAAGGACCTGATGGACGATTTGCCGGACACCGTTGACGTCGTCGGTAGGATCAGTCACGAGACGGTGTGGGACTACATCTCGAAAATGAAACGGACTGGCTCGAAGGAGATCTTGGTCATCAGATTGACGGCTGCGAACGACGAGGAGAAGATCCCGTATATAACTCTGTACAGCTATTTAAACAGTAGGAGTCGCCTGGGCGTCGTAGGTAATGTCTCGAAAAATATCAAGGACTTCTACATAATGCCGTTCTCGAGCCAGAGTGTAGTGCCGCCGGTTCTGCTGCCGCTCACCGGGCCCGGATTCGAGGAGAATCGGCCGCATCTGCTCCTCGGCATTATAGTACGCAACAAGAAGAAACGGCTGATGGCGGTACCGCCGGTCGTGCCCGCGAAGGTGGCGAAGAAGGAGTCCGACCGAAGTTACACTCCGCCATTGGTCAGTGTGCCGAAGACTTCGTCACCGCCACCCTCGTCCTCGTCACCCATGCTATATCACAAGGCACCCGCGCTGGAGTCCGCGAAGGAGAAGACCACGGTGACGCAGATGACCCTAGAATCTCTGAACAAGGCGCACATAGGTATGTCGCGCGGCATAATCGACACCGCGACCATATGCAAAATAGTGCCCGAGTTATCGTCGAAGATCGACTTGACCTCGTCGCCCGGCAAAGTCACGTTggacgatgacggcgacgagCCGTACAGTCCTGGAGAGATGGACGACGACGTGAACGAGCTGGAGGCCGTCACCGACAACAGCGTCATCCTCTCGTCGTCCAGCAAGAATTCCACGGAGTTGCAGAGGAAGATGGACGAGTTGAATCGGCAGATCGAGGAGCAGAAGCAACAGATCGAGGAGCAGAAGCAACAAATACAGAATATTAGCTCGTCGTTTCTCGACGAAGCGACGCCGACTCTGCCG GGTTTGGGATTGGATCCGCCGAGCAACGACTGCGAGGAAGCCTACAGTCCGTCGGACGCGCGCTCCTTCACCCCGCCTCCGCCGTCGAGTATCAGCAAGTTCGCGCAGCCGATCCTCGACAAGGTGTCGGACATCACCATACCGCCGAATCTGCAAGAGATCCTGGCGAACGTGAAGCGGCAGGAATCCTCCAAAGTGGACCCCTACCTTCCGTCGAAACCCAGCGCGTCGTTCTTGCCCACGGCTAGCACCACGTCGCTCTACCAGAACACAAGCAGGTATTCACCGTCTTCTTCCAGGATCGGTCAGTCGGAGAAGGTGTCGCCGGATGCGCCGAAGGAGAGTAAGAGCACGCTGAGCAGCCTAAGCGATCTGGATCTAATCCGGAAAGCAGAGGAAGAGTTGGCGGCAGTCGCGGCGGCAACGGTAGCGCCCAGCATGGCCGTGCCACCACCGTCACTGCTCGCATCTCCTGGCAGTACTGGCCTCGTGTTGACGCCACCGCCTGTCGGCCCGATAAGCGACTCCCCGGTGACGCCGCCGCCCCAAGCTCTCTCGTCGATCTCGCTCCCTTCGGAACCGGTGCTGGAACCGTACAAGCCAAGTCTTCCGGACTCGTTCAAGAAGACTTTCGCTCCGGAGCAGCCGAAGCCGCCCGGTCTCGAGGACGAGGATTTCCCGGCGTTCCCGTCGACCCCGCCGACGATAGACGCCTCGAAAGGGGCGTCGTCCACGGCGACGGCACCGACGGCCGCGCCCCTCTCGAAGGTCTCGAGCAAGAGCGGCATCGTGGTCAATATAAAGCGAAAGGTGAACGACAGCACTTTACCTGCTAAAGTACCAAGGACTAAGTCGCGTTGGGGTCAAGGACCATCCGAATAA